One region of Desulfallas thermosapovorans DSM 6562 genomic DNA includes:
- the modA gene encoding molybdate ABC transporter substrate-binding protein, translating into MKRLLLLPLGMFILLLVLTGCGDNDSSEKINLTVSAAASLQDAAREIEQVYTRENPNVTLTYNFASSGALQKQIEEGAPVDLFISAGQSQMDALEEKGLIIEDSRSDLLGNELVLIAGKDSPLSGFDELTGDQVNKISIGAPESVPAGKYAREALTGMGLWDAIQPKLVLAKDVRQVLTYVETGNVDAGLVYHSDALMGDNIKVLAAAPADTHKPIVYPMAIIKNTKQQAATEAFMNFLDGPEAREIFARYGFKNPGELKAP; encoded by the coding sequence ATGAAGAGACTACTGCTATTACCTTTGGGGATGTTTATCCTTCTACTTGTCCTCACCGGCTGCGGCGACAACGATAGCAGCGAAAAAATCAATCTCACCGTTTCTGCGGCAGCAAGCCTGCAGGATGCAGCCAGGGAAATCGAGCAAGTGTATACCAGGGAAAATCCAAATGTTACCCTCACTTATAACTTCGCATCGTCGGGCGCCCTGCAAAAACAGATTGAGGAAGGAGCTCCGGTGGACCTGTTTATTTCCGCAGGCCAATCCCAAATGGATGCCCTGGAAGAGAAAGGGCTCATTATTGAGGATTCCAGGAGCGATTTACTGGGCAACGAACTGGTCCTCATTGCAGGCAAAGACAGCCCCTTGAGCGGCTTTGATGAGCTCACCGGGGATCAGGTCAACAAAATCAGCATCGGTGCGCCGGAGTCAGTACCCGCCGGCAAGTATGCCCGGGAGGCGCTGACCGGCATGGGCCTGTGGGATGCCATCCAACCCAAGCTGGTGTTGGCCAAAGATGTGCGCCAGGTGCTGACCTATGTGGAAACCGGAAACGTGGATGCCGGGCTGGTTTATCATTCAGATGCACTGATGGGCGATAATATCAAAGTGTTGGCGGCGGCTCCGGCAGATACACATAAACCCATCGTCTACCCCATGGCCATCATCAAGAACACCAAACAGCAAGCGGCAACAGAGGCATTTATGAATTTCCTTGACGGTCCGGAAGCAAGGGAAATATTTGCCCGGTACGGTTTTAAAAACCCCGGAGAATTAAAGGCACCATAA
- a CDS encoding molybdopterin-binding protein gives MRKIPVAEAVGTTLCHDITRIVPGQEKGRAFKRGHVITPADIPKLQDLGKEHIFVWEKGDDLVHEDESALRLARHAAGPGLEWGEPNQGRVNLRATCDGLLKVQVDRLNMLNNLDGVIMSTLHNNRSVAAGQNVAGTRVIPLAIERHILEQAEAISSRPGPLISVKPFRSLWVGIVTTGSEVYTGRIQDGFCSVLKQKTAPYGARVLGQVIVPDDPGIISMEIRRFVGEGAELVLVTGGMSVDPDDVTPTGIRGTGAEVVFYGAPVLPGAMFMMAYLGHVAVCGLPGCVMFNKATVFDIVLPRIFAGERLSRGDMVALGHGGYCQECADCRYPDCSFGKSAMV, from the coding sequence ATGAGAAAAATCCCTGTTGCTGAAGCGGTGGGTACAACACTGTGCCATGACATCACCCGTATCGTCCCCGGTCAGGAAAAGGGGCGCGCCTTTAAAAGGGGGCACGTTATCACACCCGCGGATATTCCAAAGCTTCAGGATCTGGGGAAGGAGCATATTTTTGTCTGGGAAAAAGGTGACGACCTGGTGCATGAGGACGAGTCTGCTTTGCGCCTGGCCCGGCATGCCGCCGGGCCGGGCCTGGAGTGGGGCGAGCCCAACCAGGGCCGGGTCAATCTCCGGGCCACATGCGACGGGCTGCTCAAAGTGCAGGTGGACAGGCTAAATATGCTGAACAACCTGGACGGGGTGATCATGTCCACCCTGCACAATAACCGGTCGGTGGCGGCAGGCCAGAACGTAGCCGGGACCAGGGTTATTCCCCTGGCCATTGAACGGCATATTCTGGAACAGGCTGAGGCCATCAGCAGCCGGCCCGGGCCGTTAATCTCGGTTAAACCCTTCCGGTCCCTCTGGGTGGGTATTGTCACCACGGGCAGTGAGGTGTATACCGGGCGTATCCAGGACGGGTTTTGCAGTGTTTTGAAACAGAAAACAGCTCCTTACGGCGCCAGGGTGCTGGGACAGGTTATTGTGCCCGATGACCCCGGTATAATTTCCATGGAAATACGCCGGTTTGTTGGTGAAGGGGCGGAGCTGGTTCTGGTGACCGGCGGTATGTCGGTGGATCCCGATGATGTTACCCCCACCGGTATCAGGGGTACCGGTGCCGAGGTTGTTTTTTACGGCGCGCCGGTGCTGCCCGGGGCCATGTTTATGATGGCTTATCTCGGCCATGTGGCTGTTTGCGGGTTGCCCGGGTGTGTCATGTTTAACAAGGCCACGGTATTTGATATTGTGCTGCCCCGTATATTTGCCGGGGAGCGCTTGAGCCGCGGGGATATGGTCGCCCTGGGGCACGGTGGCTACTGCCAGGAATGCGCTGACTGCCGTTACCCGGATTGCTCCTTTGGCAAATCAGCCATGGTTTAA
- the glp gene encoding gephyrin-like molybdotransferase Glp encodes MLTNVTLEEACELITGNLIPLPGQSVALAEAAGRVCYQDIYAARDLPPCSQSAVDGYAVAMGDEVCNQFQLKGNLGPGDYPDFSLAPGQAAGVVTGGPVPPGTRGVIPWEFAEVKGEYITTTKALNPGDNIKPRGEDFRRGDIVARRGNIVGPGLVGVLAACGNGKVKVFARPKVAVLGLGRGIVPYHAVPAPGETRDCNGPVLEVLARREGAEVLGVETAGHMESAGGRECLKKLLRKADVVITTGGAASGAYDQALDLIRQTGARVLFWGVRIKPGSHSGAAVLDSRLIVSLSGNPAACVVGYHLLVAPALRALQGLDPQPARFDAVCKNRWPKKGGTRRFVRGYISRNQNQWQVNFLPGQKSSMLRSLIDYNALIDLPAGHPPVEEGQRVSVIPLFTL; translated from the coding sequence ATGCTGACAAATGTAACCCTTGAAGAGGCCTGTGAACTCATTACCGGCAACCTTATTCCCTTGCCCGGGCAATCCGTGGCACTGGCAGAGGCCGCCGGCCGCGTTTGTTACCAGGATATTTATGCCGCCCGTGATTTGCCTCCCTGCAGCCAGTCGGCGGTGGATGGTTATGCCGTGGCGATGGGAGATGAGGTTTGTAACCAATTTCAATTAAAAGGCAATCTTGGGCCGGGTGATTACCCGGATTTTTCCCTGGCACCGGGCCAGGCCGCCGGTGTGGTTACCGGCGGGCCGGTTCCCCCGGGCACCCGGGGTGTTATACCCTGGGAGTTTGCCGAAGTAAAGGGTGAGTATATTACCACCACCAAAGCTCTAAATCCCGGCGATAATATCAAGCCCCGGGGAGAGGACTTCCGCCGCGGTGATATTGTCGCCCGGCGCGGTAATATCGTTGGACCAGGGCTGGTGGGTGTCCTGGCTGCTTGCGGTAATGGTAAAGTAAAGGTCTTTGCCCGGCCCAAAGTGGCTGTTTTAGGCCTGGGGCGTGGAATTGTGCCCTATCACGCGGTGCCCGCTCCGGGCGAAACCAGGGACTGTAACGGCCCGGTTCTGGAGGTCCTTGCCAGGCGTGAAGGCGCCGAAGTGCTGGGGGTGGAGACAGCTGGCCATATGGAGTCGGCCGGGGGCAGGGAATGTCTAAAAAAGCTGCTGCGGAAGGCTGATGTGGTTATAACCACCGGCGGTGCGGCTTCGGGCGCTTACGACCAGGCCCTCGATTTAATCAGGCAAACCGGGGCACGGGTTTTGTTCTGGGGGGTCAGGATTAAACCGGGCAGCCACAGCGGGGCTGCAGTACTTGATTCCAGGCTGATTGTTTCGTTGTCGGGTAATCCGGCCGCCTGTGTGGTGGGTTATCACCTGCTGGTCGCCCCGGCGCTGCGCGCCCTGCAGGGGCTGGACCCGCAACCGGCGCGTTTTGACGCGGTATGTAAAAACCGGTGGCCTAAAAAAGGCGGGACCCGCAGGTTTGTAAGGGGCTATATTTCCAGGAATCAAAATCAATGGCAGGTTAACTTTCTACCGGGACAGAAGTCCAGCATGCTCCGCTCTTTAATCGACTATAACGCTTTAATTGATTTGCCCGCCGGGCACCCGCCCGTAGAAGAAGGACAAAGGGTATCGGTCATTCCCCTGTTTACCCTTTAA
- the modB gene encoding molybdate ABC transporter permease subunit — translation MFVQLNDWFPVFLSIRVALIAVTVVLITGLPLARLLSRLEFPGKDVLEALITLPMVLPPSVIGYGLLMIIGKNGLLGHTLAGLGLTLIFTWWAAVLASTVVAFPLMYQSAKGAFLSVDVNYEKAARTLGASEIRIFFTITLPLAWPGILAGVVLSFARAMGEFGATLMVAGNIPGQTQTIPLAIYFAVESGDDGTARTLVAIITVFSFLVIYWVNRWAKKQKF, via the coding sequence ATGTTTGTGCAATTAAATGACTGGTTTCCGGTGTTCCTTTCCATCAGGGTGGCCCTGATTGCCGTCACGGTGGTTTTAATCACCGGCCTGCCCCTGGCCAGACTTCTCTCCCGCCTGGAGTTTCCCGGCAAGGATGTGCTGGAAGCCCTGATTACCTTGCCCATGGTGCTACCCCCCTCGGTCATCGGGTATGGTCTTTTGATGATCATCGGCAAAAACGGCTTGCTGGGGCATACCCTGGCCGGCCTGGGATTAACCCTTATTTTTACCTGGTGGGCGGCGGTGTTGGCCTCCACCGTGGTGGCCTTTCCCCTGATGTACCAGAGCGCCAAGGGAGCTTTTCTAAGCGTGGATGTTAATTATGAAAAGGCGGCCCGGACACTGGGTGCCAGTGAAATCAGAATTTTTTTCACCATCACCTTGCCCCTGGCCTGGCCCGGCATTCTGGCCGGAGTGGTGCTTTCCTTTGCCCGGGCCATGGGGGAATTCGGGGCTACATTGATGGTGGCGGGCAACATCCCAGGCCAGACCCAGACCATTCCCCTGGCCATTTACTTTGCCGTGGAATCCGGTGATGACGGCACAGCCCGGACCCTGGTGGCCATAATTACGGTTTTCAGCTTCCTGGTTATTTACTGGGTCAACCGCTGGGCCAAGAAACAAAAATTTTAA